A region of the Thermodesulfobacteriota bacterium genome:
CACTTACAACTGTCTAGAGGCTCTTGAACTGGTATTTTCCAATTCAAAAGTGCAATCGGCTTTGGATCTCGGAACAGGAACGGGCGTACTGGCAATTGCCGCTGCCAGGCTGGGATGCAAAAAAATTTTAGCGGTTGATAAAAATTTACTTGCCGCCAGGACAGCTGAAAAAAATGTTCAGCTAAATAACGCAACAGAAAAGGTGGTGGTGATTCAAGGATCCGCTGAAATTTTCGTAGACAACCATGCAGATCTTGTGATAGCAAATATCCATTTTGATGTAATGAAAAACCTGCTAAATTCAGAGGGTTTTTGGTCCAAAAAATGGTTTATCCTGTCAGGACTTTTGCACAGCCAGGCAGAAGAGGCTGCGTACATGCTGGAACAAAAAGGGGCTAAAATAATAAAAAATTGGGAACGTGACGGTATCTGGCATACTTTTTTCGGAAACATATGCTGAATTTTTAATTCATTCCGAAAGGTTAAGACATGTACATTAAATGCTGGGGTTCAAGAGGTTCTATTCCTGTTTCAGGAAAAGAATACCTTAAATATGGTGGTGATACGACCTGTCTGGAAATCCGAACAAAGAGCAATGACATCATTATCGTTGATGCCGGTACAGGAATCCGACGACTTGGCAACCTGTTGACTGATGAAAAACAAAATAAGTATCATTTCCTTTTTACTCACGCTCATTGGGACCATGTGATGGGGTTTCCCTATTTCAAACCCCTCTATTCCAAACATGCCGAATTCAGGATGTATCGATGCCCTTTTCACGATGAATTCGTGGAAAAAATCATCTCTAAGGTCATGGCTCCTCCCAACTTTCCTGTTAAATATTCCGATATAAGAGCTGAATTATCTTATGAAAAAGCCCGTCCAGTGGAGTTTGAAATCGGCAGCGTTAAAGTCGTTCCCATAGCGATTAGTCATCCCAATGGCGGCAGCGGATACAAATTCATTGAAGGCGGAAAGTCCTTTGTGTTCTTAACGGATAACGAACTCGGTTTTATCCATCCTGGTGGGCTTCCCTACAAAGACTATGTCAATTTTTCTTCAGGCGCAGACCTTCTTATTCACGATGCAGAGTACACACCCAAAGAGTACAAAACGTATATTGACTGGGGGCATTCCGTATACACTGATGTTCTCAATCTGGCCTTTGAATCCGGGGTTAAAAAAGTGGGCCTTTTCCATCTAAACCAGGAAAGAACCGACCGGGAAATGGATAAAATCGTCAAAACCTGCGGAAAAATAATAGCCGACAAAAGCAAAAAATTGGAATGTTTTGCCGTAGGATGTGATATGACGTTTGAGTTGTAACCTGATTCGGAAAAC
Encoded here:
- a CDS encoding 50S ribosomal protein L11 methyltransferase, encoding MTETRYRLSRADNYLNIPYKDLYIYYLKGHLTSDSKFFYKDFIGNWEEDEFSFLFFSRPSKKKVEDLLHAQPQLTLLDHYHMTYDDWHGEKLAPFRAGRFFITHPWDKIGDNLDAGMNGLHITLDPGVVFGTGAHATTYNCLEALELVFSNSKVQSALDLGTGTGVLAIAAARLGCKKILAVDKNLLAARTAEKNVQLNNATEKVVVIQGSAEIFVDNHADLVIANIHFDVMKNLLNSEGFWSKKWFILSGLLHSQAEEAAYMLEQKGAKIIKNWERDGIWHTFFGNIC
- a CDS encoding MBL fold metallo-hydrolase, which produces MYIKCWGSRGSIPVSGKEYLKYGGDTTCLEIRTKSNDIIIVDAGTGIRRLGNLLTDEKQNKYHFLFTHAHWDHVMGFPYFKPLYSKHAEFRMYRCPFHDEFVEKIISKVMAPPNFPVKYSDIRAELSYEKARPVEFEIGSVKVVPIAISHPNGGSGYKFIEGGKSFVFLTDNELGFIHPGGLPYKDYVNFSSGADLLIHDAEYTPKEYKTYIDWGHSVYTDVLNLAFESGVKKVGLFHLNQERTDREMDKIVKTCGKIIADKSKKLECFAVGCDMTFEL